In one Carassius carassius chromosome 48, fCarCar2.1, whole genome shotgun sequence genomic region, the following are encoded:
- the LOC132131393 gene encoding parvalbumin-7 isoform X1, with amino-acid sequence MAMKNLLKEDDIKKALNQFKAVDSFDHKKFFDVVGLKALSADNVKLVFKALDVDASGFIEEEELKFVLKGFSADGRDLTDKETKAFLTAADKDGDGKIGIDEFEALVHE; translated from the exons ATGGCCATGAAAAACCTTTTGAAAGAAGATGATATCAAGAAAGCCCTTAATCAATTCAAAG CTGTGGACAGCTTCGACCACAAGAAGTTCTTTGACGTGGTGGGACTGAAGGCTCTGTCTGCTGATAACGTGAAGTTGGTCTTCAAAGCTCTGGACGTGGACGCCAGTGGCTTCATCGAGGAGGAGGAGCTAAA GTTTGTGCTGAAGGGCTTTTCTGCAGATGGCAGAGATCTCACTGATAAGGAGACCAAAGCATTCCTCACTGCTGCCGACAAGGATGGAGATGGAAAAATTGGCATAGATG AATTTGAAGCTTTGGTGCACGAGTAA
- the LOC132131393 gene encoding parvalbumin-7 isoform X2 produces the protein MAMKNLLKEDDIKKALNQFKAVDSFDHKKFFDVVGLKALSADNVKLVFKALDVDASGFIEEEELKAFLQMAEISLIRRPKHSSLLPTRMEMEKLA, from the exons ATGGCCATGAAAAACCTTTTGAAAGAAGATGATATCAAGAAAGCCCTTAATCAATTCAAAG CTGTGGACAGCTTCGACCACAAGAAGTTCTTTGACGTGGTGGGACTGAAGGCTCTGTCTGCTGATAACGTGAAGTTGGTCTTCAAAGCTCTGGACGTGGACGCCAGTGGCTTCATCGAGGAGGAGGAGCTAAA GGCTTTTCTGCAGATGGCAGAGATCTCACTGATAAGGAGACCAAAGCATTCCTCACTGCTGCCGACAAGGATGGAGATGGAAAAATTGGCATAG